Proteins from one Clostridium cellulovorans 743B genomic window:
- a CDS encoding MerR family transcriptional regulator, with protein sequence MQDNLLLTTGQMAKLHKTTKRLLQYYDEINLFSPAIKGENEYRYYSYEQSPELEIILSLSELGMKLNEIKDYLTSRSPENLYSLLKEKQRLLREKLKNLQLIDQMLSNHINNVEQSFQIPLNSIYTEYQQEEHLLATPETTEDSIETIYKTISGTLINTDERHLYCHICGSILPESSWQNQDYTTYNRYYFKTVAPSGGTSLLNKPAGNYLCINWLGNWNTLKNAYSILMKYAKNNCITLVGDAYEDTIVDSFAVQNDNEYVTKIMIRIA encoded by the coding sequence ATGCAAGATAATTTACTTCTAACAACAGGTCAAATGGCTAAACTACACAAAACAACAAAACGCTTGTTACAATACTATGATGAAATTAATCTCTTTTCTCCAGCTATCAAAGGTGAGAATGAATACCGCTATTACTCATATGAACAAAGTCCAGAATTGGAAATCATCCTTTCCTTGAGTGAACTTGGGATGAAGTTAAATGAAATCAAGGATTATCTTACTTCACGTTCTCCTGAGAATCTATACTCTCTTCTTAAAGAGAAGCAAAGACTTCTTAGGGAAAAATTAAAGAATCTTCAACTAATAGACCAAATGCTTTCGAATCATATAAATAATGTGGAGCAATCCTTTCAGATTCCACTTAATTCGATATATACGGAATACCAGCAAGAAGAACATCTACTTGCTACCCCTGAAACAACAGAAGATTCCATCGAAACAATTTATAAAACTATTTCCGGAACCCTAATTAATACCGATGAACGTCATTTATATTGTCATATATGTGGTTCCATCCTTCCAGAATCCTCTTGGCAAAATCAAGATTACACAACATACAATCGCTATTATTTCAAGACGGTAGCTCCATCCGGTGGAACGTCCTTATTAAATAAGCCAGCTGGCAATTATCTTTGCATCAACTGGCTTGGGAACTGGAACACTCTTAAAAATGCCTATTCAATTTTAATGAAGTATGCCAAGAATAATTGTATAACATTAGTAGGCGATGCCTATGAAGATACTATAGTTGACAGTTTCGCTGTACAAAATGATAATGAATATGTCACCAAAATCATGATTCGGATTGCATGA